One Sphingomonas sp. FARSPH DNA segment encodes these proteins:
- the ahpF gene encoding alkyl hydroperoxide reductase subunit F, which yields MLDANLTQQLKGYLVNIRQPIELVASLGEDAKSRQMGELLGEIAALSDQIAVVDGSDARTPSFLIRRAGTDIGVRFAGLPMGHEFTSLVLALLQVGGHPSKAAQELIEQVQALDGDYAFETYFSLSCQNCPDVVQALNLMAVLNPRISHVAIDGALFQDEVADRKVMAVPTVFLNGEPFGQGRMELEQIVAKLDAGSGARVAAKIAGKDAFDVLVVGGGPAGAAAAIYAARKGIRTGLLAERFGGQVLDTMGIENFPSVPYTEGPKLVAQMESHVRDYDVDLMTLQRAVTLVPASEEGGLHEVRLENGAALKARTVILSTGARWRTMNVPGEEAYRNKGVAYCPHCDGPLFKGKRVAVIGGGNSGVEAAIDLAGIVAHVTLIEYDGALRADAVLQRKLASLGNVRVITNALTTEVHGDGERVNGLTYEDRNEGTLHRVELEGVFVQIGLVPNTEWLTDAVALTPRGEIEVDHRGATSRAGIFAAGDATTTPFKQIVVASGEGSRAALAAFDYLIRLAPVEAKALAAA from the coding sequence ATGCTCGACGCCAACCTGACGCAACAGCTCAAGGGCTATCTGGTCAATATCCGCCAGCCGATCGAGCTGGTCGCCAGCCTGGGCGAGGACGCGAAGTCGCGCCAGATGGGCGAACTGCTGGGCGAGATCGCAGCACTGTCCGACCAGATCGCCGTCGTCGACGGTTCCGATGCGCGCACGCCCAGCTTCCTGATCCGCCGCGCCGGCACGGATATCGGCGTGCGCTTCGCCGGGCTGCCGATGGGGCATGAATTCACCAGCCTGGTGCTCGCGCTGCTCCAGGTCGGCGGCCATCCGTCGAAGGCGGCGCAGGAGCTGATCGAACAGGTGCAAGCGCTGGACGGCGACTATGCGTTCGAAACCTATTTCTCGCTGTCGTGCCAGAATTGCCCGGACGTGGTGCAGGCGCTCAACCTGATGGCGGTGCTCAACCCGCGGATCAGCCACGTCGCGATCGACGGCGCGCTATTCCAGGACGAGGTGGCGGATCGCAAGGTGATGGCGGTGCCGACGGTGTTTCTGAACGGCGAGCCGTTCGGCCAGGGCCGGATGGAGCTCGAACAGATCGTCGCGAAGCTCGACGCGGGCAGCGGCGCGCGCGTCGCGGCGAAGATCGCGGGCAAGGACGCGTTCGACGTGCTCGTCGTCGGCGGTGGCCCGGCAGGCGCGGCGGCGGCGATCTATGCCGCGCGCAAGGGCATCCGCACCGGCCTGCTCGCCGAACGGTTCGGCGGCCAGGTGCTCGACACGATGGGGATCGAGAATTTTCCGTCGGTTCCTTACACCGAAGGGCCGAAGCTGGTCGCGCAGATGGAAAGCCACGTCCGCGATTACGACGTCGACCTGATGACACTGCAGCGGGCCGTGACGCTGGTGCCGGCGAGCGAAGAGGGCGGTCTGCACGAGGTGCGGCTGGAGAATGGCGCGGCGTTGAAGGCGCGCACCGTGATCCTGTCGACCGGCGCGCGCTGGCGGACGATGAACGTGCCGGGCGAGGAGGCCTATCGCAACAAGGGCGTCGCCTATTGCCCGCATTGCGACGGGCCGCTGTTCAAGGGCAAGCGCGTCGCGGTGATCGGCGGCGGCAATTCAGGGGTCGAGGCGGCGATCGATCTCGCCGGCATCGTCGCGCACGTCACGCTGATCGAATATGACGGTGCGCTGCGCGCCGATGCGGTGCTGCAACGCAAGCTCGCCAGCCTCGGCAACGTGCGCGTCATCACCAATGCGCTGACCACCGAAGTGCACGGCGACGGCGAGCGGGTGAACGGCCTGACCTACGAGGATCGCAACGAGGGCACGCTGCACCGCGTCGAGCTGGAGGGCGTGTTCGTGCAGATCGGGCTGGTGCCCAACACCGAATGGCTGACGGATGCGGTCGCGCTAACCCCGCGCGGGGAGATCGAAGTCGACCACCGCGGCGCGACGTCGCGCGCGGGCATCTTCGCCGCGGGGGATGCGACGACGACGCCGTTCAAGCAGATCGTCGTCGCGAGCGGCGAAGGCTCGCGCGCCGCACTCGCCGCGTTCGATTACCTGATCCGCCTCGCTCCCGTCGAAGCGAAAGCGCTCGCCGCCGCGTAA
- the ahpC gene encoding alkyl hydroperoxide reductase subunit C, with product MSLIGSQLKPFTTQAYKQGKFVTVSDADVLGKWAVFFFYPADFTFVCPTELEDLADIYPTLQKMGVEVYSVSTDTHFSHKAWHDTSPAIGKIDYFMLGDQNHSISTNFQVLREGQGLADRGTFVVDPQGVIQLVEITSEGVGRNAAELLRKIKAAQYIAAHPGEVCPAKWEEGEETLAPSLDLVGKI from the coding sequence ATGTCGCTCATCGGCAGCCAGCTGAAGCCATTCACCACCCAGGCCTATAAGCAGGGCAAGTTCGTCACCGTCTCGGACGCCGACGTGCTGGGCAAATGGGCCGTGTTCTTCTTCTACCCGGCCGATTTCACCTTCGTCTGCCCGACCGAGCTGGAAGACCTCGCCGACATCTATCCGACGCTGCAGAAGATGGGCGTCGAGGTATATAGTGTGTCGACCGATACGCACTTCAGCCACAAGGCTTGGCACGATACCTCGCCCGCGATCGGCAAGATCGATTATTTCATGCTGGGCGACCAGAACCACAGCATCTCGACCAATTTCCAGGTGCTGCGCGAGGGCCAGGGTCTCGCCGACCGCGGCACCTTCGTGGTCGATCCGCAGGGCGTGATCCAGCTGGTCGAGATCACGTCGGAAGGCGTCGGCCGCAATGCGGCGGAGCTGCTGCGCAAGATCAAGGCGGCGCAGTATATCGCGGCGCATCCGGGCGAAGTCTGCCCCGCCAAGTGGGAAGAGGGCGAAGAGACGCTCGCCCCCAGCTTGGACCTCGTCGGCAAGATCTGA
- a CDS encoding sulfite exporter TauE/SafE family protein, with translation MPDMLTALDWSIILPFIAIGFAAQIVDGALGMAFGVVNSTLMVTVMGTPPALASASVHAVETFTTAASGISHVANRNVDWRLFRRLVIPGMVGAVLGATLLSSVDASVARPLVMAYLAGIGVYLLLRALRGRTEPREPRVIAPLGLVGGFLDAAGGGGWGPVVTSNLLVQGSTPRHTIGTVNTAEFFLTLTASIAFFVSLGWAAFTLQTVGLLIGGLVAAPLGGVLAKRIAPRPLMAMVGTLLLLTSLWSIYTVLAK, from the coding sequence ATGCCCGACATGCTTACCGCCCTCGATTGGTCGATCATCTTGCCGTTCATCGCGATCGGCTTTGCCGCGCAGATCGTGGACGGCGCGCTAGGCATGGCGTTCGGGGTCGTCAACTCGACGCTGATGGTGACGGTGATGGGCACGCCCCCCGCACTCGCCTCCGCCAGCGTCCACGCGGTGGAGACGTTCACCACCGCGGCGTCGGGGATCAGCCATGTCGCCAACCGCAACGTCGACTGGCGGCTGTTCCGGCGGCTGGTCATTCCCGGCATGGTCGGCGCGGTGCTCGGCGCGACTTTGCTCAGCTCGGTGGATGCGTCCGTCGCGCGGCCATTGGTGATGGCCTATCTGGCCGGGATCGGCGTCTATCTGCTGCTGCGCGCGCTGCGCGGACGCACGGAGCCACGCGAACCGCGCGTAATCGCGCCGCTCGGCCTCGTCGGCGGTTTTCTCGACGCGGCGGGTGGCGGCGGCTGGGGGCCGGTGGTGACGTCGAACCTGCTGGTCCAGGGCTCGACGCCGCGGCACACGATCGGGACGGTCAACACCGCGGAATTCTTCCTGACGCTGACGGCGTCGATCGCCTTTTTCGTCTCGCTCGGCTGGGCGGCGTTCACGCTGCAGACGGTCGGGCTGCTGATCGGCGGCCTGGTCGCCGCGCCGCTTGGCGGTGTGCTCGCCAAGCGCATCGCGCCGCGGCCGCTGATGGCGATGGTCGGCACGCTGTTGCTGCTCACCAGCCTGTGGTCGATCTATACCGTCCTTGCGAAATGA
- the epsC gene encoding serine O-acetyltransferase EpsC, translating into MFGRLAAYLDSIRARDPAPHSRLEILTYPGVWALGWHRVAHALYRRRLFLLARMVNHFSRAWTAIDIHPGARIGRNFFIDHGFVVIGETAEIGDDVTIYQCVTLGGTSPDDGIAGKRHPTLADGVIIGSGAQVLGPILVGPRARVGANAVVTRDVPAGAVMVGIPARPTMVEGGAVEAPSRFVPYGTPCSDLFDPATQKLEIMRCELESMRKRLDAMLDATPDAERDRA; encoded by the coding sequence ATGTTCGGGCGCTTGGCGGCCTATCTCGATTCGATCAGGGCGCGCGATCCCGCCCCGCATTCGCGTCTGGAGATATTGACCTATCCTGGCGTCTGGGCGCTCGGCTGGCATCGTGTCGCGCATGCGCTCTATCGCCGGCGGCTGTTCCTGCTCGCGCGGATGGTCAACCATTTCTCTCGTGCCTGGACCGCGATCGACATCCATCCGGGTGCGCGCATCGGCCGCAATTTCTTCATCGACCACGGGTTCGTCGTGATCGGCGAGACGGCGGAGATCGGCGACGACGTCACCATCTATCAATGCGTGACGCTGGGCGGGACCAGCCCGGACGACGGCATCGCCGGAAAGCGGCACCCGACGCTCGCCGATGGCGTCATCATCGGATCGGGCGCGCAGGTGCTGGGGCCGATCCTGGTCGGTCCGCGCGCACGCGTCGGCGCCAATGCCGTGGTGACGCGCGACGTACCGGCCGGCGCGGTGATGGTCGGGATCCCCGCACGGCCGACGATGGTCGAAGGCGGGGCGGTGGAGGCACCGTCGCGCTTCGTCCCTTATGGTACGCCGTGCAGCGACCTGTTCGATCCGGCGACGCAGAAGCTCGAGATCATGCGTTGTGAGCTCGAATCGATGCGCAAGCGGCTGGATGCGATGCTGGACGCGACGCCCGATGCGGAGCGTGACCGCGCCTGA
- a CDS encoding DUF2794 domain-containing protein, which produces MGIVTPFPHAQQPNQVGFDRLELGRILDLYGRMVAAGHWRDYAIDLGQDAAVFAAFRRAAERPEFRIEKRPALRNRQGMWALLGEHGAVLKRGHELGPVLAPVERRLMKLVD; this is translated from the coding sequence ATGGGGATCGTCACGCCCTTTCCGCATGCGCAACAGCCCAATCAGGTCGGCTTCGATCGTCTCGAGCTTGGCCGTATCCTCGACCTGTACGGCCGGATGGTCGCGGCAGGCCATTGGCGCGATTATGCGATCGACCTGGGGCAGGATGCGGCGGTGTTCGCCGCCTTTCGCCGCGCGGCCGAGCGACCGGAGTTCCGGATCGAAAAGCGGCCCGCGCTGCGCAACCGACAGGGGATGTGGGCGCTGCTCGGCGAACATGGCGCGGTGCTGAAACGGGGCCACGAGCTTGGCCCCGTGCTCGCGCCCGTCGAACGGCGGTTGATGAAGCTCGTCGATTGA